Proteins encoded within one genomic window of Fibrobacter sp. UWR4:
- a CDS encoding SPOR domain-containing protein, whose translation MKRLSAISLGVVTLACSLMVGCNDEEQDLVPQMEPAKVAPKAPEKAPAKVAPAKPAAEAPSAPAAQGDEPQLVPLQSLSATTEEAPAKAAAPAIGGAAPLTSGDYVIQVSIQASKKVANDIVKKLAENNVKAYIVEVENPGELEGTYYRIRVGYFANSADAQNYGKQALSPLNFAWWVDKTKNDTVGNPNPDTEDSYSNSQAWEDDEEEEPAPAPSKPAPAPAPAPAPAPAPAPAPAPAPAPAPAPAPAPAPAPAPAPAPAPAAAPATPPAPAPAAKPAASEPEDFDDWD comes from the coding sequence GGTTATCTGCTATTTCTTTAGGCGTAGTGACTCTCGCCTGTTCCCTGATGGTCGGCTGTAACGATGAAGAACAGGATCTGGTTCCTCAGATGGAACCGGCTAAAGTAGCCCCCAAGGCCCCCGAAAAGGCTCCGGCCAAGGTTGCCCCCGCAAAGCCTGCAGCAGAAGCCCCCTCTGCACCGGCAGCCCAGGGCGATGAACCCCAGCTGGTTCCCCTCCAGTCCCTTTCCGCAACCACAGAAGAAGCTCCCGCCAAGGCAGCAGCACCTGCAATTGGAGGTGCAGCACCTCTGACCTCCGGCGATTACGTTATCCAGGTCAGCATCCAGGCTTCCAAGAAGGTCGCAAATGACATCGTCAAGAAGCTAGCCGAAAACAACGTGAAAGCTTACATTGTGGAAGTCGAAAATCCGGGCGAACTGGAAGGCACCTACTACCGAATCCGCGTAGGCTATTTCGCAAATAGCGCCGACGCACAGAACTACGGTAAGCAGGCCCTGTCTCCGCTGAACTTCGCATGGTGGGTCGACAAGACCAAAAACGACACGGTCGGCAACCCCAACCCCGATACAGAAGATTCTTATTCCAATTCCCAAGCATGGGAGGATGACGAAGAAGAAGAACCGGCTCCTGCTCCGTCCAAGCCGGCACCCGCTCCTGCACCTGCTCCTGCACCTGCACCCGCTCCCGCACCGGCCCCGGCACCCGCTCCGGCCCCGGCTCCTGCTCCGGCCCCGGCTCCTGCTCCGGCACCTGCTCCTGCTCCGGCACCTGCTCCTGCAGCCGCTCCGGCAACGCCTCCGGCACCCGCTCCCGCAGCAAAGCCCGCCGCTTCCGAACCGGAAGACTTCGACGACTGGGATTAA